The following proteins are encoded in a genomic region of Cryptococcus neoformans var. neoformans JEC21 chromosome 2 sequence:
- a CDS encoding expressed protein, whose protein sequence is MSNRRGHLSRKIPNAINRPAPPKAHVPRERSPLSRMDLELLRQAEAEDEEVRIHSHQSERPWKGVFITFTGVENKAQLSSLARELGAEVDTALTRSITHVVAVSYESPKYQFALANGIPIMTPAWIIEAHEIWLAGGELNFEEDEENHRLLPFTGFRISMSGIDQMDRRRFLIQLITSHGGEYSKDLDRDCTHLVSSHPTSDKRRSEKVKWALRENAENEARRRKGVRDERDILIVYEEWIWDCVAYRGRWPSDKYDATKPRRGGKVDPEDVINGTFQISRPDRKVVINSSTATGGELYASEQASVRRRKTAGLDTLVGQIIGEGKNRDTPKRSASAVLEEPTAKRPKLVAKSSMVHLSRSTSFVTADAPTSACPTTHETEGKTKIDESKQVARIFEGLRMAVCKSKGWEAMLEALSSRGAILVDEKDWMKGETCNYAIIRLANPNIPPMPEGQSTIYVTENWVESCIVEGKLVSPDEHLLYKPLTIDVPIPGAKGIIVHISGSEDHQLSSYHRRLARALGFELQLTVDRDVTHLISFRNHGIKVRRAKAWGSQIVKHDWLLKMAETGKLEPEEEYQLHIPPENLRGSHKDLLSTADKANHSKADLSVPCDSGVKPEPRLEHRFEPGTSGQNKQITSQAGPSSIPASRALRPTPTHVNDSTDDISMLDARADVSEIQHADATMEERSDPLKPSPQSLNRHTSAPDPRPSPLNNKLLTEADKNMNMTPGSSAAGASTSALPNKAASTAALGDMDKKQDISDVLRRLAEKPSGTPVNIPRRGRPSARIKSTNSRSPALLSPSNRPNPQPLHPEYQESIEVEDDPMKNFGNDAPEESMQIKYVDQKAVRERRKLMALFGEEGETSKNKKR, encoded by the exons ATGAGCAACCGACGAGGACATCTTTCTCGCAAGATACCCAATGCCATCAATAGACCCGCACCGCCAAAGGCTCACGTTCCCAGAGAACGATCCCCCTTGAGCCggatggatttggagcTCTTGAGACAGGCGGAGGCCGAAG acgaagaagtaAGAATTCACTCTCACCAGTCTGAAAGACCTTGGAAAGGAGTTTTCATCACTTTCACAGGTGTGGAAAACAAG GCACAACTAAGCAGCCTCGCCAGGGAGCTTGGGGCTGAAGTTGATACTGCCCTTACAAGAAGCATCACGCATGTCGTCGCCGTCAGTTACGAGTCGCCAAAATATCAA TTCGCTTTGGCAAATGGTATACCTATAATGACACCGGCATGGATCATAGAGGCTCATGAGATATGGCTGGCGGGCGGAGAGCTTAAttttgaggaagatgaggaaaatCATCGGCTACTGCCATTTACGGGATTCAGGATATCCATGTCCGGTATCGATCAGA TGGATCGTCGTAGATTCCTGATTCAACTCATCACTAGCCATGGAGGCGAATACTCGAAAGATCTCGATCGTGACTGCACCCACCTTGTATCTTCACATCCTACCAGCGACAAACGCCGCTCAGAAAAAGTCAAATGGGCTCTTCGCGAGAACGCTGAGAATGAGGctagaaggagaaaaggggTAAGGGATGAGCGAGACATTTTGATCGTGTACGAGGAGTGGATTTGGGACTGTGTAGCGTACCGTGGAAGATGGCCCTCAGACAAGTACGATGCGACCAAGCcacgacgaggaggaaaagtcgATCCTG AGGACGTTATCAACGGGACTTTTCAAATTTCCCGACCTGATCGCAAGGTTGTCATCAACAGCTCTACTGCTACTGGGGGAGAATTATATGCGAGCGAACAGGCTTCTGTCCGGCGTCGCAAAACTGCCGGATTAGACACTCTTGTCGGACAGATAATAGGCGAAGGCAAAAATCGAGACACACCCAAAAGGAGTGCTTCAGCAGTTCTCGAAGAACCAACTGCCAAACGACCTAAACTAGTCGCCAAAAGCTCAATGGTTCATCTTTCCCGCTCAACATCTTTTGTCACTGCCGATGCCCCTACATCTGCCTGTCCCACAACCCACGAAACAGAAGGAAAGACCAAGATTGACGAATCAAAACAAGTTGCAAGAATTTTTGAAGGGCTGAGAATGGCTGTCTGTAAAAGCAAAGGGTGGGAAGCGATGCTGGAAGCCTTGTCGTCGCGTGGTGCAATCCTTGTTGACGAAAAGGATTGGATGAAGGGAGAGACTTGCAACTATGCGATCATAAGATT AGCCAACCCGAATATACCACCCATGCCTGAGGGTCAAAGCACAATCTATGTGACTGAGAACTGGGTTGAGTCATGTATTGTCGAGGGAAAGCTTGTGTCTCCAGATGAGCATCTCTTATACAAACCTTTGACCATTGATGTTCCCATTCCAG GAGCAAAAGGAATCATTGTCCATATCTCGGGCTCCGAAGATCATCAGCTGTCCTCATATCATCGACGACTTGCCAGGGCCCTCG GCTTTGAACTTCAGCTCACGGTAGACCGTGATGTGACTcacctcatctcctttcgCAATCACGGCATCAAAGTCCGGCGGGCAAAGGCTTGGGGCTCTCAAATTGTGAAGCATGACTGGTTGTTAAAGATGGCAGAGACAGGGAAGCTTGagccagaggaagaatatCAGCTGCATATCCCACCGGAGAATCTTCGTGGATCTCATA AAGATTTACTATCAACTGCAGATAAGGCCAACCATTCGAAAGCTGACTTGTCCGTTCCTTGTGATTCGGGTGTAAAGCCGGAGCCGAGGCTTGAGCACCGCTTCGAGCCCGGCACATCTGGTCAAAATAAACAGATAACTTCTCAAGCCGGTCCCTCGTCTATCCCAGCCTCTCGAGCCCTCAGACCTACTCCTACGCATGTCAACGACTCAACGGATGATATCTCTATGCTTGATGCTCGAGCTGATGTATCCGAGATTCAACATGCCGATGCAACCATGGAAGAACGGTCAGATCCCCTCAAACCATCGCCTCAATCGCTCAACCGACATACCTCTGCTCCAGATCCTCGACCCAGTCCACTCAACAATAAACTCCTCACGGAAGCAGATAAAAATATGAATATGACGCCTGGCAGCTCCGCGGCCGGCGCTTCAACGTCGGCTTTGCCAAATAAGGCTGCAAGTACAGCAGCGCTGGGGGATATGGACAAGAAGCAGGATATATCTGATGTGTTAAGGCGGCTGGCAGAGAAGCCGAGCGGGACTCCAGTAAATATACCAAGACGTGGAAGGCCTTCAGCCAGAATCAAG AGCACAAACTCCCGCTCCCCTGCATTACTTTCGCCTTCGAACCGCCCTAATCCCCAGCCTCTACATCCAGAATACCAAGAATCCATAGAAGTCGAAGACGACCCAATGAAAAACTTTGGAAATGATGCACCTGAAGAAAGTATGCAGATCAAATATGTTGATCAGAAGGCTGTCAGGGAGCGGAGAAAACTTATGGCCCTTtttggcgaggaaggggaaacttcaaagaacaaaaaaCGTTAG
- a CDS encoding L-lactate dehydrogenase (cytochrome), putative, translating to MSIRTAFQKAARLSRNRSVFARGLTSRIAPNTSSKVVSSRFLIGAGVALAVPTYMYLNRAHLDSQQVVETAVPDKPEALEQEKKQEAKKVSIKEVLEHKDGDRVWVVIQGEVYDMTDFLEDHPGGKDIIVENRSKDVTFIFNPRHPSDQLEADNLPPNVQHLGTLDTASASVEEKEALKLKVSKDEQDETERIERKRKEIEEQGLGSVVNMRDFEKLAEDMCTSVGWAYYASGADDEFTKNENNTSYQKIHFRPRVLRKVAQADASTTILGYKSTLPVMISPAAMAKLGHPLGEVNMTRGAANTGIIQCISSFASCSLEEICAARSENQPLFFQLYVNSKRDLAAEVLKRVNRLNLNAILLTVDAAVGGKRERDLRLKGNFEPPKTGAYEKHDDTKGVSEAMFAGVDPDLCWDDIKWIRSQTKLPLLIKGVQTVEDAILAYRMGADGVVLSNHGGRQLDTTHTGIDTLLEIRKHAPYLLRPEYRGPTGVQPAALEHPENLTPPDPQEKPTDRPFEIWVDGGIWRGSDAVKALCLGANAVGSGRGFLFANAVGGQKGVEHAVNIFSAEILTTMRLLGVNKVDQLRPSMVEIKA from the exons ATGTCCATAAGAACCGCGTTTCAAAAAGCAGCAAGACTGTCGCGTAATCGTTCAGTCTTTGCTCGTGGTCTGACGAGCCGCATAGCGCCGAACACAAGTTCAAAGGTCGTCTCTTCCCGGTTTCTGATCGGTGCCGGTGTGGCTTTGGCTGTCCCA ACGTATATGTACTTGAACAGAGCCCATCTTGATTCTCAACAAGTGGTTGAAACTGCCGTACCGGATAAGCCTGAAGCTCTTGAGCAGGAAAAGAAGCAGGAGGCTAAGAAGGTCTCCATCAAGGAGGTATTGGAGCATAAGGATGGGGATCGAGTGTGGGTTGTAATCCAAGGAGAAGTGTACGA TATGACAGATTTCCTCGAAGATCATCCAGGAGGCAAAGATATCATAGTGGAGAATCGCTCAAAAGACGTGACATTTATATTCAACCCTAGGCATCCTTCCGATCAGCTTGAAGCAGATAACCTCCCTCCTAATGTTCAACATCTTGGAACTCTTGACACCGCTTCTGCCTCCgttgaggaaaaggaagctcTGAAGCTGAAGGTTTCCAAGGACGAGCAGGACGAAACCGAGAGAATTGAACGTAAGCGCAAAGAAATAGAGGAGCAAGGATTGGGAAGTGTCGTGAACATGAGGGACTTTGAGAAACTTGCCGAAGACATGTGCACTAGTGTTGGATGGGCCTATTACGCTTCTGGAGCTGACGATGAGTTCA CTAAAAATGAAAACAACACATCGTACCAGAAGATTCATTTCCGACCCAGGGTTCTGAGAAAAGTCGCCCAAGCTGATGCATCTACAACTATTTTGGGCTATAAGAGCACCTTGCCTGTTATGATTTCCCCTGC TGCTATGGCTAAACTGGGCCACCCTCTTGGTGAGGTCAACATGACCCGCGGAGCTGCCAATACTGGTATCATCCAATGT ATCTCCTCATTCGCCTCCTGTTCCCTGGAAGAGATATGTGCCGCCCGATCTGAGAATCAACCCCTCTTTTTCCAGCTTTATGTCAATTCTAAGCGTGACCTTGCTGCCGAAGTTCTTAAGCGGGTCAACCGCCTCAACCTCAATGCCATCCTCCTTACAGTCGATGCTGCTGTTGGTGGAAAGCGTGAGCGTGATTTGAGGCTCAAAGGCAATTTTGAACCCCCAAAAACTGGAGCGTATGAAAAGCACGACGATACCAAGGGTGTCAGCGAGGCAATGTTTGCTGGTGTCGATCCCGACCTCTGCTGGGACGACATCAAGTGGATTAGGTCTCAAACCAAGCTACCCTTGCTTATTAAGGGTGTGCAAACTGTTGAG GATGCCATTCTTGCCTATCGCATGGGTGCCGACGGCGTTGTGCTCTCAAATCACGGTGGCCGGCAACTCGACACAACCCACACCGGTATTGATACCCTCCTTGAAATTCGTAAACATGCTCCTTACCTCCTCCGACCTGAATACCGAGGTCCCACCGGTGTCCAACCTGCCGCCCTGGAACATCCCGAGAACTTGACCCCTCCTGACCCTCAAGAGAAGCCCACCGACCGCCCATTCGAGATTTGGGTGGATGGCGGTATTTGGAGAGGCTCtgatgctgtcaaggcaCTTTGTTTGGGTGCTAATGCCGTTGGATCTGGAAGAGGTTTCTTATTTGCCAACGCTGTTGGTGGACAAAAAGGTGTCGAACATGCTGTTAACA TCTTCTCGGCTGAGATCCTGACCACGATGAGACTACTTGGTGTGAACAAAGTGGATCAATTGCGGCCCAGCATGGTCGAAATAAAAGCATAG
- a CDS encoding pre-mRNA splicing factor, putative, with translation MPPLQFWKPGTAAPGSSLDRESEKDGSLLPINTSQNAHLSLDAQRQRLPIYKHREKLLWCVEKYPVVIVVGQTGSGKSTQLPQYLHEAGWTGQNHVVACTQPRRVAATSVATRVAEEVGSILGDEVGYTIRFEDLSHPTRTKIKYMTDGMLFRETMMDPLLSKYSVIMIDEAHERGAYTDLLLGLLKKIMRKRPELRVIISSATIDAEDFLEYFNTNADGTDRSKDDAIIVSLEGRMFPVEVCYLKEPCADYTQAAVQTVFDLHLREPLGDILVFLTGREEIDQVIQEVADRLLSLPKAAPKLLALPLYATLPPEEQSLIFDPPPRDTRKVIFSTNIAEASVTIDGIKYVVDSGFVKIKTYNPRTCMDVLTTTPCSLASANQRAGRAGRTSAGKCFRLYPASILPTTNPSSPMPLTTPPELVRSDISLYLLQLKALGIDNLAKFDFMSPPPSEMMIRALEFLFCLKAIDDEGRLTRPMGERMAEVPLDPMMAAILLNSHEFRCGEEILTIAAMTSVQNVFITAQGGTKATMAELERRKFTAEEGDHLTLLNAYNAFARYGQNNKQWCGNHRLNYKALSRAMSIRKQLKKYMERFRIPIVSCEGDAIRLRKCLVSGYFKNAAKMMPDGTYRSARENAPLHVHPSSVMFTRQPSTGWVIYHEVVETTKSFMRDLTVINEDWLVELAPHFYKFKGGGLKQHF, from the exons ATGCCTCCTCTCCAGTTCTGGAAGCCCGGTACAGCTGCTCCAG GCAGCTCTCTTGATAGAGAATCCGAGAAAGACGGTTCATTACTCCCCATTAACACATCACAAAATGCCCATCTCAGTTTGGATGCCCAACGACAAAGATTACCCATCTACAAACATCGAGAGAAGCTGCTATGGTGTGTTGAGAAGTACCCTGTGGTGATCGTCGTTGGCCAAACTGGCAGTGGAAAGTCTACAC AATTGCCGCAGTATCTCCATGAGGCAGGGTGGACAGGACAAAATCATGTTGTAGCTTGTACTCAACCTCGTCGGGTCGCTGCTACCAGCGTTGCCACGCGAGTAGCCGAAGAAGTGGGCAGCATCCTTGGTGACGAG GTTGGATATACAATCAGGTTCGAAGATTTATCTCATCCCACACGTACCAAAATAAAGTATATGACGGATGGAATGCTTTTTCGAGAAACCATGATGGATCCATTACTGAGCAAGTACAGTGTCATTATG ATTGATGAGGCGCATGAAAGGGGAGCATATACCGACCTCTTGCTAGGTTTGCTCAAGAA GATCATGAGAAAAAGGCCAGAGCTGCGAGTCATCATCTCCTCGGCCACCATCGATGC AGAGGATTTTTTAGAGTACTTCAATACAAACGCAGACGGTACAGATCGGTCAAAAGACGATGCCATCA TTGTCAGCTTGGAAGGTCGGATGTTCCCAGTAGAAGTCTGCTACCTTAAGGAACCATGTGCAGATTATACCCAGGCGGCAGTCCAGACAGTCTTTGACCTACATTTGAGG GAACCACTTGGAGATATCCTGGTTTTCCTTACTGGGCGGGAAGAGATTGATCAAGTAATACAAGAAGTTGCAGATAGATTATTATC TCTACCCAAAGCCGCACCCAAACTACTCGCTCTGCCGCTTTATGCCACTCTCCCACCCGAAGAACAATCACTTATTTTTGATCCTCCTCCGCGCGATACCCGAAAAgtcatcttctcaaccaACATTGCTGAGGCGAGTGTTACCATTGATGGTATAAAATACGTTGTCGACTCTGGCTTTGTCAAA ATCAAAACATACAATCCTAGAACATGTATGGACGtcctcaccaccaccccTTGTTCACTTGCCTCTGCAAATCAGCGTGCCGGCCGTGCCGGTCGTACATCTGCTGGCAAATGCTTCCGCCTTTATCCCGCTTCCATTCTACCCACCACcaacccatcatcacccaTGCCACTGACTACCCCTCCTGAGCTCGTGCGCTCCGATATATCgctttatcttcttcaacttaAAGCTTTGGGTATCGATAATCTCGCCAAATTCGATTTTATGAGCCCCCCGCCGAGCGAGATGATGATCAGGGCGTTGGAATTCCTTTTCTGTTTGAAGGCCATAGACGATGAAGGAAGACTGACAAGACCCATGGGTGAAAGGATGGCAGAGGTTCCTCTGGATCCTATGATGGCTGCTATT CTGTTGAATTCCCATGAGTTCCgatgtggagaagagattcTGACTATTGCTGCCATGACTTCAGTGCAG AACGTGTTTATCACAGCTCAAGGAGGAACGAAGGCTACAATGGCTGAACTGGAGAGGCGGAAATTCACAGCGGAGGAAGGG GATCATTTGACGTTATTAAATG CGTACAACGCTTTCGCTCGATATGGTCAAAACAACAAGCAATGGTGTGGTAACCATCGTCTTAATTACAAAGCTCTCTCGCGTGCCATGTCAATCCGAAAACAGCTCAAGAAGTATATGGAGAGGTTCAGGATTCCGATCGTCAGTTGCGAAGGTGACGCAATCAGGTTGAGAAAATGCTTGGTTTCTGGTTACTTCAAG AACGCGGCCAAGATGATGCCAGACGGGACATACAGATCAGCTCGTGAAAACGCACCTTTACATGTCCATCCTTCATCGGTCATGTTCACTCGTCAACCTTCCACAGGTTGGGTAATATATCATGAAGTGGTGGAGACAACGAAGAGTTTTATGAGGGATTTGACGGTCATCAATGAGGACTGGCTAGTGGAATTAGC GCCTCACTTCTACAAGTTCAAGGGAGGCGGATTGAAGCAGCATTTCTGA
- a CDS encoding acyl-CoA dehydrogenase, long-chain specific precursor, putative has translation MSTQEPQKELKELTKEEVAKHNKQGDLWVIIDSIVYDLSKFGAMHPGGVGVLLDPEVAGQDATTVFFGLHRHEVLLKPQYQRLIIGQLSGSAPTIKPPTPGALSRVPYAEPTWLTAEFKSPYYKESHRKLQQVMRKFVEEVIRPDAQLCEENGKRASKSVLEAMAKVNLNAMRLGPGKHLHGRTLFDGVVKGEEFDYFHELVINQELVRCGARGYGDGLNAGMVIGLPPVLNFANEPLRSKVVQEVFDGEKIISLAISEAFAGSDVAGLRTTATKQEDGSWVINGTKKWISGGMHSDYFTVGAKTEGGLTVFLVPRTEGVETKQIKTSYSTAAGTAYITFDNVKVPAENMLGPEDGGLLVILSNFNHERWVMCCASIRSSRVIVEECLKWGAQRRVFGKPLLAQAVIRAKLASMIAKVEAMQAWLENVTYQMCNMSYKEQSRNLAGQIAFLKMQSTRFAGEIADDAVNIFGGRGLTKTGMGKFVEQFQRTQKFDAILGGAEEVLGDLGVRQAMRKMPKDVRL, from the exons ATGAGCACACAAGAGCCACAGAAGGAGTTAAAAGAACTgaccaaagaagaagtcgcCAAG CACAACAAGCAAGGTGATCTTTGGGTCATTATTGACTCAATCGTATATGACCTCTCCAAATTCGGGGCCATGCACCCCGGTGGCGTAGGCGTTCTGTTGGACCCAGAAGTTG CCGGTCAAGATGCTACCACAGTCTTCTTTGGCCT CCACCGCCACGAAGTCCTGCTCAAACCACAATACCAACGCCTCATTATAGGCCAACTGTCTGGCTCAGCACCCACTATCAAACCCCCTACCCCGGGAGCGCTCTCCAGAGTTCCATATGCTGAACCGACATGGCTTACCGCCGAGTTCAAGTCACCTTATTACAAAGAAAGCCACAGGAAATTGCAGCAGGTGATGCGAAAGTTTGTAGAAGAGGTTATAAGGCCAGACGCCCAGCTCTGtgaggagaatgggaaaCGAGCTAGTAAATCTGTACTTGAAGCAATGGC AAAGGTAAATTTGAACGCTATGCGTCTTGGACCCGGCAAGCATTTACACGGGCGTACGCTTTTTGATGGCGTGGTCAAGGGAGAGGAATTTGACTACTTCCA CGAGCTGGTCATCAACCAAGAACTCGTTCGCTGTGGCGCTAGAGGCTACGGCGACGGTCTTAATGCCGGTATGGTCATCGGTCTTCCCCCCGTTCTCAACTTTGCAAATGAACCCCTGAGATCTAAGGTGGTTCAAGAAGTTTTCGATGGGGAAAAGATTATTAGTTTGGCCATCTCGGAGGCCTTTGCCGGTTCAGACGTGGCCGGCTTGAGAACGACTGCTACAAAgcaagaggatggaagttGGGTGATCAATGGAACGAAAAAATGGATCTCTGGTGGTATGCACTCGGACTACTTT ACTGTAGGGGCAAAG ACTGAAGGAGGTTTGACCGTCTTCCTTGTGCCCCGCACCGAAGGAGTCGAAACTAAGCAGATCAAGACATCGTACTCGACAGCTGCTGGAACTGCATACATTACGTTTGATAATGTCAAAGTACCCGCTGAAAACATGCTTGGGCCTGAGGATGGAGGTCTACTTGTCATATTGAGCAATTTCAAC CATGAACG ATGGGTCATGTGCTGTGCCAGTATAAGGAGCTCAAGGGTGATTGTGGAAGAATGCCTCAA GTGGGGTGCCCAACGTCGAGTGTTCGGTAAGCCGTTGTTGGCGCAGGCCGTCATCCGTGCAAA ACTCGCTTCCATGATCGCCAAGGTTGAAGCCATGCAAGCTTGGTTGGAAAATGTTACCTATCAGATGTGTAACATG AGTTACAAAGAACAGTCACGTAACTTGGCCGGTCAAATTGCGTTCCTCAAAATGCAATCTACCCGATTTGCAGGGGAGATTGCAGACGACGCTGTCAATATCTTTGGCGGACGTGGTCTCACCAAGACTGGCATGGGCAAGTTTGTAGAACAGTTCCAGAGAACGCAAAAGTTTGATGCGATTCTGGGTGGCGCGGAAGAAGTTTTGGGAGATTTGGGAGTGAGACAAgcaatgaggaagatgccTAAAGACGTCAGATTGTAA
- a CDS encoding expressed protein has translation MSVLRLRSLQALRVQRTMPAVRILSRGAASKHDNDPNVLAREKARNLSGTQDSSAPHKEHAPGWNEHLATDAEANVKADQAAPDGPPGKDLQEKTVSHVDKHHHTPDGMSGAEHHHINPGPDPTPSEENVKADRGEASLYL, from the exons ATGTCTGTTCTTCGACTGAGATCTCTCCAAGCTTTGAGGGTGCAGCGAACTATGCCCGCCGTCAGAATTCTGTCCAGGGGTGCCGCCTCCAAGCACGACAACGACCCCAAT GTCCTTGCCAGGGAAAAGGCTCGAAATCTTTCTGGAACACAAGATTCCTCTGCCCCTCATAAAGAGCATGCCCCTGGATGGAATGAGCATCTTGCG ACTGATGCAGAGGCAAACGTAAAG GCGGACCAAGCTGCTCCTGATGGTCCTCCAGGAAAGGACCTCCAGGAAAAGACCGTCAGCC ACGTGGACAAGCACCACCATACTCCGGACGGCATGTCTGGCGCCGAGCACCACCACATTAATCCGGGTCCTGACCCTACGCCCAGCGAAGAAAAT GTGAAGGCCGACCGAGGAGAGGC GTCATTGTATTTGTAA
- a CDS encoding expressed protein, whose product MAKPIPNSKPHHSLPNSHLSPDLITPAGTPPSGADSSYGAAMESRLHQFMSSFDAGTHSFDREDRESPEERRMSFGSSDVFPTPPSSRRPSFLASLGIRPFTLVSSSPSSSSATLSSSQPKDAFGNAMNFGMTPASGPDGGDDPSSTQTRPHLGRDIKSTPNLAHSPTHHPDNVERMDQALSGHLPNGGMARSKTTGQINKQSGFILNSTVSKGENATLESSSASRQVGREKEEKRHFDPSRDPRLLGLI is encoded by the exons ATGGCCAAGCCTATCCCAAATTCAAAACCGCACCACTCTCTTCCCAATTCTCACCTCTCCCCCGACCTCATCACTCCTGCTGGGACACCCCCTTCGGGCGCTGACAGCTCTTACGGTGCAGCAATGGAGTCGCGCCTGCATCAGTTCATGTCAAGTTTTGACGCTGGGACGCATAGTTTTGACAGAGAAGACAGGGAGAGTCccgaggaaaggaggatgagtttTGGAAGTAGCGATG TTTTTCCAActccaccttcatcccGTCGACCATCCTTTCTCGCTTCTCTGGGTATTCGACCATTCACACTTgtatcttcctctccttcatcttcatccgccACTCTATCCAGCTCCCAACCCAAAGACGCTTTTGGTAACGCAATGAACTTTGGTATGACACCCGCCTCAGGTCCTGACGGTGGCGACGACCCTTCATCAACACAAACCAGACCTCATCTTGGTAGAGACATCAAATCGACCCCAAACCTTGCTCATTCGCCTACTCATCATCCCGACAATGTGGAGAGAATGGACCAAGCTTTGTCGGGTCATTTACCTAATGGAGGCATGGCCCGATCAAAAACGACGGGTCAAATCAATAAGCAAAGTGGGTTCATTCTCAACTCGACCGTAAGCAAAGGCGAAAACGCCACTTTGGAGAGTAGTAGTGCTTCGAGACAAGttggaagggagaaggaagagaagaggcatTTTGACCCTTCCAGAGATCCCCGACTCTTGGGTCTGATCTGA